In a genomic window of Spirosoma agri:
- a CDS encoding fasciclin domain-containing protein, producing MIQSIHTYFRQSTLLLLLAAAPFFVSCSTNTPDPVATTPPTSGTVTTPGTGTTTTPGTSTTATPGTTVVSSVTYIAQKDNLNLLEAAIVRAGLTADFNKEGITIFAPSDDAFKAAGYANEAAVSAAPAADLQRILRYHVVGSRIDQSAIPTGVNTSYQTSLADNQISVYKTSASDISVNQAKIIQGDNPTTGSVVHIINQVLMPPSVNLIALAKTNTNLSFLAAAIDRAGSSVQDVLNKNTQNGYTLFAPTNDAFKAAGYADEAAIKAADQKKLSDLLLYHVLTYRAFAQTFQNGADIVTAQGTSVRINSSNGKVTLLGKGNGSTAANVTQADQVASNGIIHVIDRVLLAQ from the coding sequence GCCACCACCCCGCCCACGTCCGGCACGGTCACTACGCCCGGCACCGGAACGACGACAACACCCGGTACAAGTACAACAGCGACGCCCGGCACAACCGTTGTCTCATCGGTGACCTATATTGCTCAGAAAGATAACCTGAACCTGCTCGAGGCAGCTATTGTCCGCGCGGGTCTAACGGCTGATTTCAACAAAGAAGGTATTACGATTTTCGCGCCATCGGACGACGCGTTCAAAGCAGCCGGTTATGCGAATGAAGCAGCCGTTTCTGCTGCCCCGGCCGCCGATCTGCAACGGATTCTCCGCTACCACGTGGTGGGGTCACGCATTGACCAGTCCGCAATTCCGACGGGCGTCAACACGTCGTATCAAACATCTCTGGCCGATAATCAGATCTCCGTTTACAAAACCAGTGCCAGCGATATCAGTGTGAACCAGGCCAAAATCATTCAGGGTGACAACCCCACCACGGGCAGCGTTGTCCACATAATTAACCAGGTGCTTATGCCACCATCGGTCAATTTGATTGCCCTCGCCAAAACGAATACGAACCTGTCGTTCCTGGCTGCGGCCATAGACCGGGCGGGCTCGAGTGTACAGGATGTGTTGAACAAGAACACGCAAAATGGGTACACGCTCTTCGCACCGACTAATGATGCGTTTAAGGCAGCTGGTTACGCGGACGAAGCAGCCATCAAAGCAGCCGATCAGAAGAAACTATCCGACCTGTTGCTCTATCACGTGCTGACGTATCGTGCGTTTGCCCAGACCTTCCAAAATGGGGCTGACATTGTAACGGCACAGGGCACCAGCGTACGCATCAATTCCAGCAACGGAAAGGTCACGCTGTTGGGTAAAGGCAATGGCTCTACAGCAGCCAACGTCACCCAAGCCGACCAAGTGGCGTCCAATGGCATTATCCATGTCATTGACCGGGTGCTCCTAGCGCAATAA
- a CDS encoding substrate-binding domain-containing protein produces the protein MLGIVAGSCTSSTPDKTYRIGFSQRTGSDTWRKTMLESMNQELAFTPEIEFIVKDAGGQSARQVSQIQELMDQRVDLLIVSPNAAQPITPIVEKAYQQGMPVIVLDRRTASDQYTAYVGADNVEVGRTAGVRASALLNGLGNIVEIGESPGSSADIDRHRGFMEAIGSHPGVRLIAKLEGDWDRQSFAEKLTRLLKSQPTIQLIFAQNDRTALKAYQVCQQLGLARQVKIIGVDGLPGKNEGIDLVDQGILNATVLYPTGGKEAIRTAVAILKKQPFKRENRLPTTLIDSSNVRIMKLQTDKLTEQQRDIEKQSQRIDELTQTYSSQKNTLYLTLVSLLVVISLGGWAFYLVRSKQTAYQTLEKQNQEILDQKDKIEAVSQQARLATEEKLRFYSYISHEFNTPLSLILTPTEDLLSKKNVSTHDLKSNLSLVQKNAYRLLRLIDQMLDLRKTDAGKQRLHTSEQDIIAFIQDIVHDFRQKAEKQRIDLQFISAKSNLPVWFDTEKLDKVIVNLLSNAFKYTPKGGLIHLRLDVLNEQVRIQVEDNGDGMTPDEQTHAFDLFYSGTKPFNLSKGLGLALSMEFIQLHQGELCVQSELGKGTTFTIRLPLGNRHLAPEEMDGPISRGAITQSMVAQQRTLADMADSDEVTEPITLSGRQAGTLLVVEDNDDLRTFLVDRLGGEFDIIAESTGEKAWERTLDLIPDLIISDVMLPGMDGLQLTQRVKADLRTSHIPIILLTAKGQMEQRIEGTRAGADAYITKPFNTTYLLETLRTILLNREKWQRRYASDFLSTTSAGNREDKKFLNELTVLIEQNLSDPAFGVEKLSREMGLSRVQLYRKVQALLDMNVIDYLAEIRLKKAKNLLRETTKPMAEIAYETGFSSPAYFTTFFKQHAQKTPSEYRKSSVSA, from the coding sequence TTGCTGGGAATAGTGGCTGGGTCCTGCACATCAAGTACGCCGGACAAGACGTACCGAATTGGCTTTTCGCAGCGTACCGGGTCCGATACATGGCGTAAAACTATGCTGGAAAGCATGAATCAGGAGCTAGCTTTCACGCCTGAAATCGAGTTTATTGTCAAGGATGCTGGTGGACAAAGTGCCCGGCAGGTCAGCCAGATTCAGGAGCTTATGGATCAGCGTGTCGATCTGCTGATTGTCTCCCCCAATGCCGCCCAGCCCATCACACCCATTGTCGAAAAAGCGTACCAGCAGGGAATGCCGGTAATTGTGCTCGACCGGCGTACGGCTTCGGATCAATATACGGCCTACGTTGGGGCTGATAACGTTGAGGTGGGTCGGACTGCGGGTGTTCGGGCCAGTGCATTGCTGAACGGTTTGGGCAACATTGTCGAGATTGGCGAATCGCCGGGTTCGTCGGCTGATATCGATCGGCATCGTGGTTTTATGGAAGCCATTGGGAGCCATCCCGGTGTTCGGCTGATCGCGAAACTGGAAGGCGACTGGGATCGACAATCGTTCGCCGAAAAGCTGACCCGCTTGCTGAAATCGCAGCCAACCATACAACTCATTTTTGCTCAGAACGACCGGACAGCGTTGAAAGCCTACCAGGTTTGTCAACAATTGGGACTCGCCCGGCAGGTGAAAATTATTGGTGTCGATGGGTTGCCCGGCAAAAATGAAGGAATCGATCTTGTCGATCAGGGTATCTTGAACGCTACCGTGCTGTACCCGACCGGTGGGAAAGAGGCCATCCGAACCGCCGTGGCTATTCTGAAAAAACAGCCGTTCAAGCGAGAAAACCGATTACCAACAACGCTGATCGACTCATCGAACGTCAGGATCATGAAACTCCAGACTGACAAACTAACCGAGCAGCAGCGTGATATTGAAAAGCAGAGCCAGCGTATCGATGAACTGACACAAACGTATTCGTCGCAGAAAAATACGCTTTACTTAACACTGGTGAGTTTACTGGTCGTCATTTCGCTGGGGGGGTGGGCTTTTTATTTGGTTCGGTCGAAACAAACGGCGTATCAAACGCTGGAAAAGCAAAACCAGGAAATCCTTGATCAGAAGGATAAAATTGAAGCCGTTTCGCAGCAGGCCCGACTAGCCACGGAAGAGAAACTGCGCTTTTACTCCTACATCTCCCATGAGTTCAACACGCCCCTCAGCCTGATTCTGACGCCAACGGAAGATCTGCTGAGCAAAAAAAACGTGAGCACACACGATCTGAAAAGCAACTTATCGCTGGTTCAGAAGAACGCGTATCGGCTGCTGCGGCTGATCGACCAGATGCTTGACCTACGAAAAACCGATGCCGGAAAACAACGACTGCACACGTCGGAGCAGGACATCATTGCGTTCATTCAGGACATTGTGCATGATTTCAGGCAAAAAGCGGAGAAACAACGGATCGATCTTCAATTCATATCGGCTAAGTCGAACCTGCCGGTCTGGTTCGATACTGAAAAACTGGATAAAGTGATCGTCAATCTTCTGTCAAATGCCTTCAAATACACACCAAAAGGCGGACTTATTCATCTGCGGCTCGATGTGTTGAATGAGCAGGTTCGCATTCAGGTGGAGGATAATGGCGATGGAATGACGCCCGATGAGCAGACGCACGCCTTCGATCTGTTCTACAGCGGAACGAAGCCGTTCAACCTGTCAAAAGGGTTGGGGTTGGCTCTGTCGATGGAGTTTATTCAGCTTCATCAGGGGGAACTCTGCGTGCAATCCGAACTGGGCAAAGGAACCACCTTCACGATTCGATTACCATTGGGTAACCGGCATCTTGCTCCGGAAGAAATGGATGGCCCCATCAGTCGGGGCGCAATTACGCAAAGCATGGTGGCTCAGCAACGGACACTAGCTGATATGGCCGACAGCGATGAGGTTACAGAACCGATCACCCTTTCCGGCCGACAGGCGGGTACGCTGCTTGTCGTCGAAGATAACGATGATCTGCGGACCTTTCTGGTTGATCGGTTGGGGGGGGAGTTCGATATCATCGCGGAAAGTACCGGCGAAAAAGCATGGGAGCGAACGCTTGATTTAATTCCGGATCTGATCATCAGTGATGTAATGCTGCCCGGTATGGACGGCCTGCAACTTACACAGCGCGTAAAAGCGGACTTGCGCACATCACACATTCCAATTATTCTGCTGACTGCGAAGGGGCAGATGGAGCAACGAATCGAAGGAACAAGGGCCGGTGCTGATGCTTACATCACGAAACCATTCAATACAACGTATCTGCTTGAAACGCTCCGAACCATCCTGCTCAATCGGGAAAAGTGGCAACGACGCTATGCGTCCGATTTTCTGTCAACGACCAGTGCGGGCAATCGGGAGGACAAGAAGTTCCTGAATGAACTAACCGTTCTGATCGAACAAAACCTGTCCGACCCGGCCTTTGGCGTCGAAAAATTAAGCCGTGAGATGGGGCTTTCGCGCGTGCAGTTATACCGGAAAGTACAGGCCCTGCTCGACATGAACGTCATCGATTACCTGGCCGAGATCCGCCTGAAAAAAGCAAAAAATCTGTTGCGGGAAACCACGAAGCCAATGGCCGAAATCGCTTACGAAACCGGTTTCAGTTCACCGGCCTATTTCACGACATTCTTTAAACAACACGCGCAGAAGACGCCCTCCGAATACCGGAAATCGTCGGTGAGTGCATAA
- a CDS encoding RagB/SusD family nutrient uptake outer membrane protein: protein MSRVVIGGAMLLLGPVGCSDFLVEKAPSNLTPDNFYTIPDHAEAALAAVYDNLRFFGDGAGIFSSNWQLLEAVTGTSTTETAQNSDLNNLYGLVYDGNTAHVVNYWNGLYRVIAQANQTIDKVPGITPMDAAQKAKILGEARFLRATAYFTAVRLWGDIPLVTKPQTATSEDFQPKRSSQEDVYKLIVEDLTAAEAAGLAWTDVSGRVNLAAVKSQLARVYLTMAGQPLNKGAAYYKLAADKSFEVITYANANPTTINLFTTYEDVHKESTKNRLEHIYMLQYNTLVAANPMDNMYPNFKPVTYNGPGGTGSTVPTPAFYNSYEAGDLRAKDQVGYFYTTYYTNGTGEQFNLNAPYIFKHFNRTANGTPGATPTRNNNLNVPQIRYAEVLLMYAEAQNEVGGPTQAAYDAFKRIRDRATLTTPALGTYTQSTFREAVWRERWHELCYEQITWFDMVRLRKVYNETTNGFDNFVGHINKSSNQPLQEKHLLFPLGRQEMLNNPNLRPQNPGYPGV, encoded by the coding sequence ATGAGCAGGGTGGTGATCGGCGGAGCGATGTTGCTGCTGGGACCGGTGGGCTGCTCTGATTTTCTGGTTGAAAAAGCGCCCTCTAACCTAACGCCCGATAACTTCTATACGATTCCCGATCACGCCGAAGCGGCTCTGGCTGCCGTGTACGATAACCTCCGGTTTTTTGGTGATGGAGCGGGTATCTTCTCCTCCAACTGGCAGCTGCTCGAAGCGGTAACGGGTACATCGACGACCGAAACCGCCCAGAACTCCGACCTGAATAACCTGTATGGACTGGTTTATGATGGTAATACGGCACACGTTGTCAACTACTGGAATGGGCTGTACCGGGTAATTGCCCAGGCCAACCAGACAATCGACAAGGTGCCGGGCATTACGCCAATGGATGCGGCTCAAAAAGCTAAAATTCTGGGAGAAGCGCGATTCCTGCGGGCGACGGCTTATTTCACCGCTGTGCGTCTATGGGGTGATATTCCGCTGGTCACGAAACCGCAAACCGCTACGTCGGAGGATTTTCAGCCAAAGCGGTCATCGCAGGAGGATGTGTATAAACTGATTGTGGAAGACTTGACGGCTGCCGAAGCCGCTGGTCTGGCCTGGACGGACGTAAGTGGCCGGGTGAACCTGGCAGCGGTTAAATCACAGCTGGCGCGGGTATATCTGACCATGGCCGGACAGCCGCTGAACAAAGGCGCTGCGTATTATAAACTGGCCGCCGATAAATCGTTCGAAGTGATCACGTATGCCAACGCGAATCCAACGACGATCAACCTGTTCACGACGTATGAGGATGTGCACAAGGAAAGCACGAAGAATCGCCTGGAGCACATCTACATGCTTCAGTACAACACGCTGGTCGCTGCTAACCCGATGGACAATATGTACCCGAACTTTAAACCGGTTACGTACAATGGCCCGGGTGGTACGGGAAGTACAGTGCCTACGCCTGCGTTCTACAATTCATACGAAGCGGGCGATCTGCGGGCCAAAGACCAGGTTGGGTACTTCTACACGACGTACTACACCAATGGTACAGGTGAGCAGTTCAACCTGAATGCGCCCTACATCTTCAAACATTTCAACCGGACCGCCAACGGAACGCCGGGTGCTACGCCAACGCGTAACAATAACCTGAACGTACCCCAGATCCGGTATGCCGAAGTGTTGTTGATGTACGCCGAAGCGCAAAACGAAGTGGGTGGACCAACACAGGCCGCTTACGACGCATTCAAACGCATCCGCGACCGCGCTACGCTGACGACTCCCGCTTTGGGGACTTACACGCAGTCTACTTTCCGGGAGGCCGTATGGCGCGAGCGGTGGCACGAGCTGTGCTACGAGCAGATCACCTGGTTTGACATGGTGCGCCTTCGCAAAGTGTACAACGAAACGACCAATGGCTTCGATAACTTCGTCGGACACATTAACAAAAGCTCGAATCAGCCGTTGCAGGAAAAGCACCTGCTGTTCCCGCTGGGCAGACAGGAAATGCTGAACAACCCAAACCTGCGCCCACAGAATCCGGGTTATCCAGGCGTTTAG
- a CDS encoding SusC/RagA family TonB-linked outer membrane protein, producing MQKLLRPQASLVRMLRLSSTQSLLFLFCTTLTYAATTPLVGKAGGNRTVHLTANLFDRTVSGRVTDEANASLPGVSIVVKGSQRGTVTDADGQYKLDVPNNEAVLVFSFVGYLPKEVRVGAQATINLSLQTDSKVLDEIVVIGYGTTKKSDLTGAVAGVKEAQLMERPAPSLNQALSGRMPGVQVNTNSGRPGGRTTIRIRGFSSINSSNNPLYVVDGVMLPQTTGDQFSSPIDYINPSDIVSVEVLKDASSTAIYGARGANGVILVQTRKGKSGEGRVTYDGTFSVNTIGPNKPQVLNAKEYLATEDLAYANMAKYDPVGWAAGKWTYLDPKVRRAAFSAAHPGVFDSNLNPLYDTDWFKESSQNKLSQSHQLGFSGGNERTQYALSLGYRDDQGLIKTSYLKRYSGRFTIDDQVKKWLKIGGTLSYNNQAENLVDINDAVARQIVEDFPFLPVKYSDGKYAENRDYPYAEGTMSSVHRLMDRKYNLNTQTTIGSLYTNINLAKGLEMRTVLGANVQTQEVLQSQTRTLDIGANGTASANNTRTTFWSLENYLTYNKQINADNAITALLGISWQATDRFGMGASVRNFATDYFTFNNLGAGSTLPSVSSFADRNAFNSYFGRINYNFKERYLFTFTGRADGSSKFGENHKFAFFPSAAVAWRVSEESFLKGNPVVSNLKIRTSYGLTGNSEIPAYTSLALLSSNYATVYNDARYGGTGISRLANPDLRWEKTAQTDVGVELGLLKGRITLEADYYYRKTTDMLLDAPVPRTSGYATIRRNVGSMQNQGFEFGLNTVNIDRGGFQWNTTFNISFNRNKVLSLATPSDIFGVGGPNFTNQTNIIRVGEAVGSFWGLTRLGTWSEAEREEAAKFTSYRNGLTILPGDIKYLDVNGDKAITDADRSIIGNGSPKFWGAFTNSLRYKNVDLTLELQFSQGNDVMLMNLHASEDRQALANSYKSVLNAWTSTNQNTPIAEIRDTRAGYVTNVDSHWVKDGSFLRGKNLLVGYTFPAELTNRLKLNRLRLYATAQNFFLLVHDKIIGDPEVTPTNQGNDSSAFSQGQIWHNYPKPTTYMLGLQIGL from the coding sequence ATGCAAAAACTTTTACGCCCGCAAGCCAGTCTTGTGCGGATGTTGAGGCTGTCCTCTACACAAAGTCTCCTTTTTCTTTTCTGTACAACGCTCACCTATGCCGCAACGACTCCCCTGGTAGGGAAAGCAGGCGGAAATCGTACTGTTCATTTAACGGCGAATTTGTTTGACCGCACGGTATCAGGTCGGGTTACGGATGAGGCTAATGCCTCGTTGCCCGGTGTGAGTATCGTCGTGAAAGGATCTCAGCGGGGTACGGTTACTGATGCTGATGGTCAGTATAAACTTGATGTGCCGAACAATGAAGCGGTGCTGGTATTTTCGTTTGTGGGTTACCTGCCTAAAGAAGTGCGGGTAGGTGCGCAGGCTACGATCAATTTGTCCCTCCAGACCGACAGTAAGGTTCTTGACGAAATTGTCGTTATCGGGTATGGTACGACGAAAAAATCGGATTTGACCGGTGCCGTTGCTGGGGTGAAAGAAGCCCAGCTTATGGAACGCCCCGCGCCATCGCTGAACCAGGCCCTATCGGGACGGATGCCCGGTGTGCAGGTAAACACGAACTCGGGTCGCCCTGGTGGACGGACTACTATTCGTATTCGGGGCTTTAGCTCTATCAACTCGTCTAACAACCCCTTGTATGTGGTTGATGGCGTTATGCTGCCGCAAACGACGGGAGATCAGTTCAGCAGCCCGATTGACTACATTAACCCCAGCGATATTGTCTCGGTTGAAGTCTTGAAAGATGCTTCATCGACTGCTATTTACGGGGCCAGAGGAGCCAACGGTGTTATTCTGGTGCAGACCCGCAAAGGGAAATCGGGCGAAGGCCGGGTTACTTACGACGGTACCTTCAGCGTAAACACCATTGGTCCCAACAAGCCGCAGGTATTGAACGCGAAGGAGTATCTGGCAACGGAAGATTTGGCTTATGCCAACATGGCAAAGTATGATCCCGTCGGCTGGGCTGCCGGAAAATGGACCTATCTGGACCCAAAAGTGAGACGGGCTGCATTCAGTGCCGCTCATCCGGGCGTCTTTGATAGCAACCTGAACCCACTGTATGATACGGATTGGTTTAAGGAGTCATCGCAGAACAAGCTTTCCCAAAGTCATCAGTTAGGATTCAGTGGCGGTAATGAGCGTACACAGTATGCGCTGTCACTGGGTTACCGGGATGATCAGGGCCTTATCAAGACATCGTATCTGAAGCGGTATTCAGGCCGGTTCACGATTGATGATCAGGTGAAAAAATGGCTGAAAATTGGCGGTACGCTGAGCTACAACAACCAGGCAGAAAACCTTGTCGATATCAATGACGCGGTGGCCCGGCAGATCGTTGAGGATTTCCCCTTTCTACCGGTGAAGTATTCGGATGGTAAATACGCGGAGAACCGGGATTATCCTTATGCGGAAGGTACTATGAGCTCGGTACACCGGCTGATGGATCGTAAATACAATCTCAATACGCAGACAACCATCGGAAGTCTGTATACAAATATCAACCTAGCGAAAGGACTGGAGATGAGAACAGTCCTGGGCGCTAACGTGCAAACGCAGGAAGTTCTTCAGTCGCAGACACGGACACTGGACATAGGTGCCAACGGAACTGCTAGTGCCAACAATACGCGTACGACGTTCTGGTCGCTGGAAAATTACCTGACGTATAACAAGCAGATCAATGCGGATAATGCCATCACGGCTCTGTTGGGTATTTCGTGGCAGGCAACGGATCGTTTCGGCATGGGTGCCAGCGTACGGAACTTTGCCACTGACTATTTCACCTTCAATAACTTAGGTGCCGGTAGTACGCTCCCCAGTGTATCTTCGTTCGCTGACCGAAACGCATTTAACTCGTATTTCGGACGGATCAATTACAATTTCAAAGAACGATACCTGTTTACCTTCACGGGTCGGGCTGATGGATCGTCTAAGTTCGGGGAAAACCACAAGTTTGCCTTCTTCCCATCGGCGGCCGTGGCCTGGCGTGTTTCGGAAGAAAGCTTCCTGAAAGGTAATCCGGTCGTTTCTAACCTGAAAATACGCACGAGCTACGGTCTGACGGGTAACTCCGAAATTCCGGCTTATACATCGCTGGCATTGCTTAGCTCGAACTATGCTACCGTTTACAATGATGCCCGTTATGGTGGAACCGGTATCAGCCGGTTGGCTAACCCCGATCTTCGCTGGGAAAAAACGGCTCAAACTGATGTTGGTGTAGAGTTAGGGTTACTGAAAGGCCGGATCACACTTGAAGCCGATTACTACTATCGGAAAACGACCGACATGCTGCTGGATGCTCCCGTACCCCGTACGAGCGGCTACGCAACCATTCGCCGGAACGTTGGATCGATGCAGAACCAGGGCTTTGAATTTGGGTTGAATACGGTTAACATTGATCGGGGCGGTTTCCAGTGGAATACCACATTTAACATTTCGTTCAATAGGAACAAAGTTCTGTCGCTGGCTACCCCATCGGATATCTTCGGCGTGGGTGGACCGAACTTTACCAACCAGACCAACATCATCCGTGTTGGCGAAGCGGTTGGTTCCTTCTGGGGACTTACTCGCCTGGGAACGTGGAGCGAAGCCGAACGTGAAGAGGCTGCTAAATTTACCAGCTACCGGAACGGGCTGACGATTCTGCCGGGTGACATCAAATACCTGGACGTGAATGGCGATAAAGCGATCACCGATGCCGACCGTAGCATTATCGGTAACGGTAGCCCAAAATTCTGGGGAGCCTTTACTAACAGCTTGCGTTACAAAAACGTCGATCTGACACTTGAACTTCAGTTTTCGCAGGGTAACGATGTCATGTTGATGAACCTGCACGCGAGCGAAGACCGTCAGGCATTGGCTAACAGCTACAAAAGCGTACTGAACGCCTGGACATCAACGAACCAGAACACACCGATCGCCGAAATCCGTGATACCCGTGCTGGCTACGTAACGAACGTTGATAGCCACTGGGTGAAAGACGGGTCGTTCCTGCGTGGTAAAAACCTGCTGGTTGGATACACATTCCCCGCTGAGTTGACCAACCGGCTCAAGCTGAACCGTCTCCGGTTGTATGCCACGGCGCAGAACTTCTTCCTCTTAGTCCATGACAAAATCATCGGCGATCCGGAAGTAACGCCAACCAACCAGGGTAACGATAGCAGTGCTTTTTCACAAGGTCAGATCTGGCACAATTATCCAAAGCCAACTACGTACATGTTAGGCCTGCAAATCGGTCTTTAA
- a CDS encoding phosphotransferase enzyme family protein encodes MDIFPTQYSTLSSSALKDSVEKSYGFSGLTCRFLLHGVSDTYVLEDSQPRYVLKIYRSSHRSLEEIKGEVELLNILNEQGAKVSHPVRAVDGEQIQAFTAAEGIRHGVLFYFASGKSVYDFTDEQLRVIGNEMAVNHNITSRIELSHERKKYNIETMLHRPLRLVKPWFTDGLDDYHRLLELGDQVEKKMATLTTSAFSYGYCHYDYLPKNFHFDGDTFTLFDFDFAGKGFLANDLASFLIHFFIHSATGRLTKEEGDRQFAVFIDGYKEVRALSDEELDAIPFLGVLFWIFYVGFAAENFDDWSNYFLSPRYLKERVAVINRFADMYCQF; translated from the coding sequence ATGGATATTTTTCCCACCCAATATTCAACGTTATCGTCGTCGGCTTTAAAAGATAGTGTCGAAAAAAGCTACGGATTTAGCGGGCTGACCTGTCGTTTTTTGCTGCATGGGGTCAGCGATACGTACGTGCTGGAGGATTCACAGCCTCGATACGTTCTGAAAATATACCGCAGTTCGCACCGGAGTCTAGAGGAGATAAAAGGCGAAGTTGAGCTGCTGAATATCCTGAATGAGCAGGGAGCGAAGGTTTCTCATCCCGTTCGTGCTGTAGACGGTGAACAGATTCAGGCGTTCACTGCTGCGGAGGGTATACGGCATGGCGTATTATTTTACTTCGCCAGCGGAAAGAGCGTTTATGATTTCACGGATGAACAATTGCGGGTGATCGGTAATGAGATGGCGGTCAATCACAACATCACCTCCCGCATTGAGTTGTCGCACGAACGCAAGAAATACAACATAGAGACCATGCTTCATCGACCGCTTCGGCTGGTGAAGCCGTGGTTTACCGATGGGCTGGACGATTACCACCGCCTACTGGAGCTGGGTGATCAGGTCGAGAAAAAGATGGCAACGTTGACTACGTCGGCCTTCAGTTACGGCTACTGCCACTACGATTACCTGCCCAAAAACTTCCATTTTGATGGTGATACATTCACGCTTTTCGACTTCGACTTTGCCGGTAAAGGTTTTCTGGCGAATGATCTGGCTTCGTTCCTGATCCACTTCTTCATTCATTCCGCCACGGGTAGGCTAACGAAAGAGGAAGGTGATCGTCAGTTTGCGGTCTTTATTGACGGCTACAAAGAGGTACGCGCTTTATCAGATGAGGAACTGGATGCGATTCCGTTTTTAGGGGTGCTGTTCTGGATTTTTTACGTTGGTTTTGCTGCTGAAAACTTCGATGACTGGTCCAACTATTTTTTAAGTCCGAGGTATTTAAAAGAACGGGTCGCTGTGATAAACCGATTTGCCGATATGTACTGCCAATTCTAA